The following proteins are co-located in the Spirosoma montaniterrae genome:
- a CDS encoding dipeptidase has protein sequence MSTTYLTEHKQRFLDELLDLLRIPSVSADSSFKNDVRRAAEFVRDKLTAAGLDNAQLFETAGHPIVYAEKLIDPARPTVLVYGHYDVQPADPYELWHTPPFEPTIRNERIYARGACDDKGQFYMHIKALEMMGATDGLPCNVKVMIEGEEEVGSDHLGTFVAEHRDMLQADVILISDTSIISNETPSLEAGLRGLSYVEVEVTGPNRDLHSGVYGGGVANPINVLAKMIASLHDDQGRITIPGFYDNVIDLSDADRAELAKAPFDLDEYKRDLGINDVMGEAGYSTNERTSIRPTLDANGIWGGYTGEGAKTVLPSKASAKISMRLVPNQTPDEITELFTNHFKAIAPAGVSVVVKPHHGGLPYVTPTDSVEFEAASRAFEEAWGKKPIPTRGGGSIPIVALFERELGIKSILMGFGLDSDALHSPNESYGLFNFYKGIETIPYFYKHYAALKK, from the coding sequence ATGTCAACAACGTATCTTACCGAACATAAGCAGCGGTTTCTCGATGAACTGCTCGACCTGTTACGCATTCCATCGGTATCCGCCGATTCTTCCTTCAAAAACGACGTCCGGCGGGCGGCTGAGTTTGTCCGCGATAAATTGACGGCGGCAGGTTTAGACAATGCTCAACTGTTTGAAACCGCCGGGCATCCCATCGTGTACGCCGAAAAACTAATTGACCCTGCCCGCCCAACGGTCCTGGTCTATGGTCACTACGACGTTCAGCCCGCCGACCCTTACGAACTCTGGCATACTCCCCCGTTTGAGCCAACCATCCGCAACGAGCGCATATACGCACGCGGAGCCTGCGACGACAAGGGGCAGTTTTATATGCACATCAAAGCCCTTGAGATGATGGGCGCAACCGACGGCCTGCCCTGCAATGTGAAGGTGATGATTGAAGGGGAAGAAGAAGTCGGCTCCGACCACCTCGGCACGTTTGTGGCCGAACACCGCGACATGCTACAGGCCGACGTAATTCTGATTTCTGATACGAGCATTATATCGAACGAAACCCCTTCGCTCGAAGCGGGCTTGCGGGGGTTGTCGTATGTGGAAGTGGAAGTGACCGGCCCCAACCGTGATCTGCATTCGGGCGTGTATGGCGGGGGCGTAGCAAACCCGATCAATGTGCTGGCGAAGATGATTGCCAGCCTCCACGACGATCAGGGTCGTATTACTATTCCTGGTTTTTACGACAACGTGATTGACCTGAGCGATGCCGACCGCGCCGAACTGGCAAAAGCTCCGTTCGACCTGGACGAATACAAACGCGACCTCGGCATCAACGATGTAATGGGCGAAGCCGGTTACTCGACCAACGAGCGCACCAGCATCCGGCCCACGCTCGACGCAAACGGCATCTGGGGCGGCTACACGGGCGAAGGAGCCAAGACGGTGCTACCCTCGAAAGCATCGGCCAAAATCAGTATGCGTTTAGTACCTAACCAAACGCCCGATGAAATTACGGAGTTGTTTACCAACCATTTTAAAGCCATTGCTCCGGCGGGCGTATCGGTAGTGGTGAAGCCACATCATGGTGGATTACCCTATGTGACGCCGACCGATTCGGTGGAGTTTGAAGCCGCCAGCCGGGCGTTTGAAGAAGCCTGGGGTAAGAAACCCATTCCAACGCGGGGCGGAGGCAGCATTCCGATTGTGGCTTTGTTTGAGCGTGAGTTAGGTATCAAATCCATTCTGATGGGTTTTGGGTTAGACTCCGACGCGCTGCACTCGCCCAATGAAAGCTACGGCCTGTTCAACTTCTACAAAGGCATCGAAACAATCCCCTATTTTTATAAACATTACGCTGCATTGAAGAAATAG